The following proteins come from a genomic window of Candidatus Bipolaricaulis sibiricus:
- a CDS encoding DUF763 domain-containing protein gives MAGRTGTADLPLHGGHAPRWLFARMVRLSREIVLALADEFETEGVLARLSDPCWFQALGCLLGFDWHSSGLTTTACGALKEALHAVGEEIGLWAAGGKGAASRRTPLEIAEAALKLAVEPDPLVYASRMTAKVDSAALQDGFQIYHHAFFFDRAGRWCVVQQGMNERTGMARRYHWSSEVGSAFVCEPHAGIVGPRSDLVLNLVARESEGVRRAIPELAREPPDHLSAELGRAQRMALPRRHALLLADLDPQRLRSVFLSAYESQAADFAGLLATPGVGAKGLRALALLAELLYGVPISFRDPARFAYAHGGKDGTPYPVDRETYDRTIEVLGQAVRRAQLGKRDELGALRQLARVGTALTTPPPSRRPGSG, from the coding sequence ATGGCGGGACGCACAGGGACCGCGGACCTCCCCCTCCACGGGGGCCATGCCCCGCGCTGGCTTTTCGCGCGGATGGTCCGCCTGTCGCGGGAGATCGTCCTTGCCCTCGCCGACGAGTTCGAAACGGAGGGCGTTCTCGCCCGGCTGTCCGACCCGTGCTGGTTTCAAGCCCTGGGGTGCCTCCTCGGCTTCGACTGGCACTCGAGCGGGCTCACCACGACCGCCTGTGGAGCGCTCAAGGAGGCGCTGCACGCCGTGGGAGAGGAGATCGGCCTCTGGGCAGCGGGGGGCAAGGGGGCCGCGTCGCGGCGTACCCCCCTCGAGATCGCTGAGGCCGCCCTGAAACTCGCGGTCGAGCCAGACCCCCTCGTGTACGCCTCCCGGATGACGGCTAAGGTGGACTCTGCGGCCCTCCAGGACGGATTTCAGATCTACCACCACGCCTTCTTCTTCGACCGGGCGGGACGATGGTGCGTGGTCCAACAGGGGATGAACGAGAGGACGGGGATGGCCCGCCGCTACCACTGGAGCTCTGAGGTCGGCTCAGCATTCGTCTGCGAGCCCCACGCCGGGATCGTGGGGCCGAGGTCCGATCTCGTCCTGAACCTGGTGGCGCGGGAATCCGAGGGGGTGCGGAGGGCGATCCCCGAGCTCGCCCGCGAGCCCCCGGACCACCTCTCCGCCGAGCTAGGCCGGGCGCAGAGGATGGCCCTTCCCCGGAGGCACGCCCTTCTCCTCGCCGACCTCGACCCGCAACGCCTCCGCTCCGTGTTCCTGTCCGCGTACGAGAGCCAGGCAGCGGACTTCGCCGGGCTTCTCGCCACCCCGGGAGTGGGGGCGAAGGGGCTGCGGGCCCTCGCCCTGCTCGCGGAGCTCCTCTACGGGGTACCGATCTCGTTCCGCGATCCCGCCCGGTTCGCCTATGCCCACGGCGGGAAGGATGGGACGCCCTATCCCGTGGACCGGGAGACCTACGACCGGACGATCGAGGTCCTTGGCCAGGCGGTGCGGCGGGCGCAGCTCGGGAAGAGGGACGAGCTGGGCGCGCTGCGGCAGCTGGCCCGCGTTGGCACCGCCCTCACGACGCCACCCCCGTCGCGGCGGCCGGGGTCCGGATGA
- a CDS encoding Nif3-like dinuclear metal center hexameric protein yields MDRQDVVAFLNELFPPALAEEWDRSGLQVGRLKRPCRRVVVALDLDLDLARDLGAVDLVVTHHPLLFRPLDRLLPGTPLGEKLRLLLAAGAACYAVHTPYDIAQGGMGEVLARSLSLASLRPLSPRGRLVKLAVFVPPGHEEKVAEAVFAAGAGGIGRYSRCSFRSRGVGTFLPGEGAHPYLGEVGQEARADEIRLETVVPAERLPSVLAAMKGAHPYEEVAYDVYPLKNPSPLHGLGRVGDLPHPAAARDVVRHVGTSLGGVEPQAVYGDLDRQVRRVALCAGSGSDLWPQALASGADLYLTGELGYHQGLAAAEAGLTAIALGHRETEMPFVAHVGRLVRGRFPDLAVEER; encoded by the coding sequence ATGGATCGGCAGGACGTGGTCGCCTTCCTCAATGAGCTGTTCCCGCCTGCGCTCGCTGAGGAGTGGGATCGGTCCGGGCTCCAGGTGGGGCGGCTCAAGCGGCCATGTCGGCGGGTCGTGGTGGCCCTCGACCTCGATCTCGACCTCGCTCGTGATCTGGGGGCAGTGGACCTCGTCGTGACCCATCATCCGCTCCTGTTCCGCCCCCTGGACCGACTCCTCCCGGGGACGCCCCTCGGAGAGAAGCTGCGCCTCCTCCTCGCCGCGGGAGCGGCGTGCTACGCGGTCCATACCCCCTATGACATCGCCCAGGGGGGCATGGGCGAGGTCCTGGCGCGGTCCCTCTCCCTCGCTTCCCTGCGGCCCCTCTCCCCCCGGGGGAGGCTCGTTAAGCTCGCCGTGTTCGTGCCCCCCGGGCACGAGGAGAAGGTGGCCGAGGCCGTGTTCGCGGCGGGGGCAGGGGGGATCGGGCGCTACAGCCGGTGCTCGTTCCGCTCGCGCGGGGTCGGGACGTTCCTTCCTGGGGAAGGGGCGCATCCTTACCTGGGGGAAGTGGGACAGGAGGCGCGGGCCGACGAGATCCGGCTGGAGACGGTCGTCCCCGCCGAGCGCCTCCCATCCGTGCTCGCCGCGATGAAGGGGGCCCATCCGTACGAGGAAGTGGCCTATGACGTGTACCCGCTCAAAAACCCATCCCCTCTGCATGGGCTGGGCCGCGTGGGAGATCTCCCGCACCCGGCTGCGGCAAGGGACGTGGTGCGTCACGTCGGCACGTCGCTTGGCGGAGTGGAGCCCCAGGCGGTGTATGGGGATCTGGACAGGCAGGTGCGTCGTGTGGCTCTGTGCGCCGGCAGCGGGAGTGACCTGTGGCCGCAAGCTCTTGCTTCCGGTGCTGACCTCTACCTGACGGGCGAGCTTGGCTACCACCAGGGCCTGGCTGCAGCTGAGGCGGGCCTGACGGCCATCGCGCTTGGACATCGAGAGACGGAGATGCCCTTCGTGGCCCACGTGGGGAGGCTTGTACGGGGGCGGTTTCCCGATCTGGCGGTGGAGGAGCGATGA
- a CDS encoding Putative membrane protease YugP has translation MFWLFYPETLIVLLPALILAIYAQYKVRSTYAKYLHVPIQKRVTAEQAAAVILREAGVSGVAIERTDRPLGDHYDPRRKALRLSAPGSNSVAAVGVAAHEAGHAIQHAHGYAPLALRSTIVPVASFGSQLAFPLFFVGLFFQSDVLINVGILLFAAAVFFTLVTLPVEFNASRRAVAALSSGGIVTREELGGVRQVLSAAALTYVAAAAMAALQLLSMLMVANRRR, from the coding sequence ATGTTTTGGCTGTTCTACCCCGAAACACTGATCGTGCTTCTGCCGGCGCTGATCCTGGCGATCTACGCCCAGTACAAGGTGCGGAGCACGTACGCCAAGTACCTGCATGTACCCATTCAGAAGCGCGTCACTGCCGAACAAGCGGCAGCGGTGATTCTGCGGGAAGCTGGGGTCAGCGGGGTCGCGATCGAGCGCACCGATCGGCCGCTCGGCGACCACTACGATCCCCGCCGGAAGGCACTTCGCCTGTCTGCGCCGGGGTCGAACTCCGTGGCTGCGGTCGGGGTGGCGGCCCACGAGGCTGGGCACGCGATCCAACACGCCCACGGCTACGCGCCCCTCGCACTGCGCTCGACGATTGTTCCCGTGGCGAGCTTTGGGAGCCAGCTTGCGTTCCCGCTGTTCTTCGTCGGGTTGTTCTTCCAGTCGGACGTGCTGATCAACGTGGGGATCCTCCTGTTCGCTGCGGCGGTGTTCTTCACCCTTGTGACCCTACCGGTGGAGTTCAACGCCTCGCGGCGGGCTGTGGCGGCGTTGAGCTCGGGTGGGATCGTGACCCGGGAGGAGCTAGGCGGCGTGCGGCAGGTACTGAGCGCGGCCGCCCTGACCTACGTTGCCGCGGCGGCGATGGCGGCGCTGCAGCTTTTGTCCATGCTCATGGTCGCCAACCGCCGCCGGTAG
- a CDS encoding Ribulose-phosphate 3-epimerase: MKLAASILSADFAHLARDVQRVEAMVDLLHLDVMDGHFVPNLTFGPPVANALRPYTRLPFAIHLMIERPVRYAPVFRVGPEDSITVHVEAADPVEEALRAIRALGCKAGISFRPGTPLEKVFPFLDRVDLVLVMSVEPGFGGQAFLPEALERIRALRREIGTRPVEIAVDGGISPANVRGVVEAGADVIVAGSSIFGNGDPAAAALELWTKAGRTKRS, translated from the coding sequence GTGAAGCTCGCCGCGTCGATCCTGTCCGCGGATTTCGCTCACCTCGCCCGCGACGTGCAGCGGGTGGAGGCAATGGTGGACCTCCTTCATCTGGACGTGATGGATGGGCATTTCGTTCCCAACCTCACGTTCGGTCCGCCGGTTGCGAACGCCCTCCGCCCCTACACGCGCCTTCCGTTCGCGATCCACCTCATGATCGAGCGACCCGTCCGCTACGCGCCTGTGTTCCGGGTCGGGCCCGAGGACTCGATCACCGTCCACGTCGAGGCTGCGGATCCTGTGGAGGAGGCGCTGCGCGCGATCCGAGCGCTGGGGTGCAAGGCCGGGATCTCGTTCCGGCCCGGGACTCCCCTCGAGAAGGTGTTTCCGTTCCTCGACCGGGTGGACCTCGTCCTCGTGATGAGCGTCGAGCCGGGGTTCGGGGGGCAGGCCTTCCTCCCCGAGGCCTTGGAACGGATCCGGGCCCTGCGCCGAGAGATCGGGACTCGGCCCGTGGAGATCGCGGTGGACGGGGGGATTAGCCCGGCGAACGTCCGAGGCGTGGTCGAGGCGGGAGCGGACGTGATCGTCGCCGGGTCGTCGATCTTCGGGAACGGTGATCCTGCCGCGGCGGCGCTCGAACTATGGACGAAAGCGGGACGCACGAAGCGTTCATGA